Proteins co-encoded in one Conger conger chromosome 4, fConCon1.1, whole genome shotgun sequence genomic window:
- the rab18a gene encoding ras-related protein Rab-18a has product MSMDDDVLTTLKILIIGESGVGKSSLLLRFTDDTFDPELAATIGVDFKVKTISVDGNKAKLAIWDTAGQERFRTLTPSYYRGAQGVILVYDVTRRDTFAKLDNWLNELETYCTRNDLVKMLVGNKIDKENHELDRNEGLKFARKHSMLFIEASAKTRDGVQCAFEELVEKIIQTPGLWESETQSRGVQLSDQDGQARGGCGGYCSVL; this is encoded by the exons ATGAGTATGGACGACGACGTGCTTACAACTCTGAAAATACTGATAATCGGGGAAAGCGGTGTTGGAAAGTCAAG TCTACTCTTGAGATTTACAGATGATACGTTTGACCCAGAACTTGCTGCCACCATTG GTGTGGATTTCAAAGTAAAAACTATTTCGGTGGACGGTAACAAGGCAAAGCTCGCAATATGG gacacagctggccaagagcGCTTCAGAACGCTGACACCTAGCTACTATCGTGGTGCACAGGGAGTCATCTTGG TGTACGATGTTACGAGACGCGACACTTTTGCAAAGCTTGATAACTGGCTAAATGAGCTGGAGACATACTGTACAAGGAATGACCTCGTGAAAATGCTGGTTGGAAACAAGATTGATAAG GAAAACCATGAGCTCGACAGGAACGAAGGCCTCAAGTTTGCAAGAAAACATTCCATGCTTTTTATAG AGGCTAGTGCGAAAACCCGGGACGGAGTGCAGTGCGCGTTCGAGGAGCTGGTGGAGAAGATCATCCAGACCCCGGGCCTGTGGGAGAGCGAGACGCAGAGCCGGGGCGTGCAGCTGTCCGACCAGGACGGCCAGGCcaggggggggtgcggggggtactgctctgtgctgtag